The following are encoded together in the Cicer arietinum cultivar CDC Frontier isolate Library 1 chromosome 2, Cicar.CDCFrontier_v2.0, whole genome shotgun sequence genome:
- the LOC101514874 gene encoding uncharacterized protein At5g65660-like — MELQDTAASRIASRITIGLPLGLALLFACLLFICVLFCCFLHWKKIKFLFPSSSGVINHQAQIQADLTSSPQKPTFPIVMMKQSYAESLPVMMPGDEIPKFIAMACPCKPPTDESITIHVHKAEDTNDFCTHNSS; from the exons ATGGAACTTCAAGACACAGCAGCTAGTAGAATAGCAAGTAGAATAACAATTGGTCTTCCATTGGGTTTGGCACTACTTTTTGCATGTTTACTCTTCATTTGTGTCTTATTTTGTTGCTTCTTACATTGGAAAAAGATCAAATTTTTGTTTCCATCCTCTTCCGGGGTTATTAATCATCAAGCTCAGATTCAAGCTGACTTAACTTCCTCACCTCAAAAACCAACTTTTCCTATTGTG ATGATGAAGCAGAGCTATGCTGAGAGCTTGCCAGTGATGATGCCAGGGGATGAGATTCCAAAATTCATAGCCATGGCATGTCCATGTAAGCCTCCAACAGATGAAAGTATCACAATTCATGTGCACAAGGCAGAAGACACAAATGATTTTTGCACTCACAATTCATCTTAA